From Penicillium psychrofluorescens genome assembly, chromosome: 6, one genomic window encodes:
- a CDS encoding uncharacterized protein (ID:PFLUO_008902-T1.cds;~source:funannotate) — protein sequence MKLDSKTASFYHSRASEHLDGRQAIVPCANILGGGSSINFMMYTRASASDYDDFQAEGWTTKELIPLMQKHETYQRACNNPDLHGFEGPIKVSFGNHTYPIAQDFLRAAESQGIPTTDDLQDLTTGHGAEHWLKWINRDTGRRSDTAHAYVHSTRSKHSNLHLQCNTKVDKVIIEDGRAVGVVTVPTKPLNGEEPVRRIFRARKQIIVSGGTLSSPLILQRSGVGDPEKLRAAGVEPLVDLPGVGRNFQDHYLTFSAYRAKPEVETFDDFVRGDPKVQEKVFQEWNIKGTGPLATNGIDAGVKIRPTEEELEDMKKWPTPEFSSGWDSYFKDKPDKPVMHYSVISGWFGDHMLMPPGKFFTMFHFLEYPFSRGSTHIQSPDPYEVPDFDAGFMNDKRDMAPMVWSYIKSRETARRMSAYAGEVTGMHPQFAYNSPASARDIDLATTKAYAGPNHISAGIQHGSWSQPLEPGKRPAPSILSSNRHETHSPLEYTKEDIEHIEKWVQRHVETTWHSLGTCSMAPREGSSIAPHGGVLDERLNVHGVKGLKVCDLSICPDNVGCNTFSTALLIGEKCAVLTAEDLGYSGEALKMDVPTYHAPGEVINLARL from the exons ATGAAACTTGATTCGAAAACTGCATCTTTCTATCACTCTCGCGCCTCAGAGCATCTGGATGGGCGACAGGCCATTGTCCCTTGTGCCAATATTCTCGGGGGAGGGAGCTCAATCAACTTTATG ATGTATACGAGAGCATCTGCCTCGGACTATGATGACTTTCAAGCCGAAGGTTGGACGACAAAAGAGCTGATTCCTCTAATGCAAAAGCATGAGACCTACCAGCGTGCATGCAACAATCCCGACTTGCATGGATTTGAAGGCCCTATCAAGGTGTCTTTCGGCAACCATACCTATCCTATCGCGCAGGACTTTCTCCGTGCCGCTGAATCCCAAGGAATTCCCACTACCGACGACCTTCAAGATTTAACAACCGG TCATGGAGCTGAGCACTGGCTCAAGTGGATCAATCGCGACACTG GAAGACGGAGCGATACCGCGCATGCGTATGTGCATAGTACTAGGTCCAAGCACTCTAACCTCCACTTGCAATGCAATACCAAAGTGGACAAGGTGATCATCGAGGATGGTCGTGCAGTTGGGGTCGTGACAGTCCCCACAAAACCTCTTAATGGCGAGGAGCCAGTTCGCAGGATATTCCGAGCACGCAAGCAAATCATCGTTAGTGGTGGTACACTCAGCTCCCCACTGATTTTGCAGCGGTCGGGAGTGGGCGACCCAGAAAAGCTGCGCGCCGCAGGCGTTGAGCCCTTGGTGGACTTGCCGGGCGTAGGGCGTAACTTCCAGGATCACTATCTCACCTTCTCGGCTTACAGAGCAAAGCCAGAGGTGGAGACCTTCGATGATTTCGTTCGAGGAGATCCGAAAGTCCAAGAAAAGGTGTTCCAAGAATGGAATATCAAGGGCACCGGTCCATTGGCAACCAACGGCATTGATGCTGGAGTCAAGATTCGACCCACGGAAGAGGAACTTGAGGATATGAAGAAGTGGCCAACCCCGGAGTTTAGTAGTGGGTGGGATTCGTACTTCAAGGACAAACCAGATAAGCCAGTGATGCACTATTCGGTCATATCGGG CTGGTTCGGAGACCACATGCTCATGCCCCCGGGCAAGTTCTTTACTATGTTCCATTTCCTG GAGTACCCGTTTTCCCGTGGCTCGACCCACATCCAATCGCCTGACCCATATGAGGTACCTGACTTCGATGCGGGCTTTATGAATGACAAACGCGACATGGCACCCATGGTCTGGAGCTATATAAAATCCCGTGAGACAGCTCGACGAATGAGCGCATACGCCGGAGAAGTGACAGGAATGCACCCTCAATTTGCCTATAATTCACCCGCTAGTGCGCGGGATATTGATCTGGCAACGACGAAGGCCTACGCTGGCCCAAATCATATTTCTGCAGGCATCCAACACG GATCGTGGTCGCAACCCTTGGAACCTGGGAAGCGGCCAGCACCCTCTATCCTTAGCTCTAACAGGCATGAAACCCACAGTCCCCTTGAATACACCAAGGAAGATATTGAGCATATCGAGAAATGGG TTCAACGTCATGTTGAGACAACATGGCATTCTTTGGGAACATGTAGCATGGCCCCACGGGAGGGAAGCTCCATTGCGCCCCATGGAGGTGTTTTAGACGAACGTCTGAACGTCCACGGAGTGAAAGGACTGAAGGTCTGCGACCTGTCCATTTGCCCCGACAATGTGGGCTGCAATACTTTCAGC ACGGCTCTTCTTATCGGTGAGAAATGTGCTGTTTTGACTGCGGAGGATCTCGGCTATTCAGGAGAAGCTTTGAAGATGGATGTGCCGACGTATCATGCCCCCGGGGAAGTTATCAATCTCGCGCGGCTTTAA
- a CDS encoding uncharacterized protein (ID:PFLUO_008903-T1.cds;~source:funannotate), translated as MYTPPRMSTEISWLNDQSPIGSGTRTPPQCKTPENGTPTLVNPASALLQDLLHEQRAHRGSRGPASVNWEDDSGPRTPKSAGVQDDSASEKARKISDALSAGLRQPREMGMREMDQYISKINKLNFDLKLDIFHRAQQMGVMEKKLVRMQEMEEELERMHGLEEEVEELRAAKKDNKELRVSNEQLHRELDKRDQAVTEAVELICHLETKIEELETSGRSSRMSAGDDMDLMTPKAQDFAVDIPERTSSKRGQKKQQSSEPRQLTKAPSFLRDDHKSTATLRSLYAPETNGSTLSQLTKSESFQTINDTAEPGSPRLSILSECSELNLFDTPSKWDDFDQLEIPVRQEAALSSTASLDSNVLPMRREESKEEQIDRWMASRPDMSQTIIARRKNRTPKKDSPSFESVFKSSRRPPLDTAFGGARLPPTPDTMSTAYAGVHNGSNGSVAVDRSPQPETTALLSGPRLDRPRSADELTTKHSFNSEITDSMQTNCSDTPRLGMTIAESPTIFTFNTVAAKASVLLGPGSPNNVQTFAESLHHRQESKGSSKEEAPPARATLKKRNPNPPKVATPERRPAQHDPSPPLTPQDWLAAASQSPQSRKERTHESQPQETQAEPARILSRAAFHDARSIASYPSESEASIIPTLDIHGLDLLQQPVPVSVPAPMMEPQTERDPAPRRRLSFRPRFFNRSTGGGPRRLQSSPMGPELMDDDPEDGAPSPNIPKTRNPPSASRRPTSHLLMNPDGDQQSYTYSSSIPTAEEGFYQLGSKTLPRSFTESNNMAMASLHASTSASSRPSTSHSMDYKRRTSSFGIFGWMKGVSGKRSEPATPVTAADIREPRTLSRLSAYENSDHPSSPSPSTPASPLVRTVSGQNIDAPVVRSRPGSAAAGQFEEQARKPRYMGRRARRG; from the exons ATGTATACGCCGCCGCGAATGAGTACCGAGATTTCTTGGCTGAATGACCAGTCGCCGATCGGTTCCGGCACAAGGACCCCTCCGCAGTGCA AAACCCCCGAGAATGGCACCCCGACATTGGTGAACCCAGCATCGGCTCTCTTACAAGATCTACTGCATGAACAGCGCGCGCATCGAGGCTCCCGAGGGCCTGCGTCTGTGAACTGGGAGGATGATAGTGGTCCGCGGACCCCCAAGAGCGCCGGGGTGCAGGACGACAGTGCTTCCGAGAAGGCACGGAAAATCAGCGATGCTCTCTCAGCTGGTCTGAGACAGCCGCGAGAAATGGGAATGCGTGAAATGGACCAG TATATTTCCAAAATCAACAAGCTCAACTTTGATTTGAAGCTCGATATTTTCCATCGCGCGCAGCAGATGGGTGTTatggagaagaaactggTGCGCATgcaagagatggaagaggagctCGAGCGGATGCacgggttggaagaagaggtggaggagctTCGGGCCGCCAAAAAAGATAATAAAGAACTTCGTGTCTCGAACGAGCAACTGCACCGGGAGCTTGACAAGCGAGACCAGGCAGTTACTGAGGCTGTGGAATTGATCTGCCACCTGGAAACCAAgatcgaagagctcgagaCCAGTGGACGATCCTCTCGGATGTCTGCCGGGGATGATATGGACTTGATGACGCCGAAAGCTCAGGATTTTGCAGTCGATATTCCGGAGAGGACTTCGTCCAAGCGaggccagaagaagcagcaatCCTCTGAACCTCGCCAGCTAACCAAGGCCCCTTCATTCCTACGGGACGACCACAAAAGCACGGCCACCCTGCGCAGTCTGTATGCTCCAGAGACCAACGGCTCGACTCTGAGCCAACTTACTAAATCAGAGAGCTTCCAGACAATAAACGATACAGCAGAACCCGGGTCGCCCCGATTGAGCATTCTCAGTGAATGCAGTGAATTGAATCTGTTCGATACCCCGTCGAAGTGGGATGACTTCGACCAACTCGAAATCCCGGTCCGGCAAGAAGCAGCCTTATCAAGCACTGCAAGCCTGGACAGCAACGTACTTCCGATGCGCCGAGaggaaagcaaagaagaacagatcGATCGCTGGATGGCGTCACGGCCCGACATGTCCCAAACCATCATCGCCAGACGGAAGAACCGAACACCGAAGAAAGACAGTCCCAGCTTTGAGAGTGTCTTCAAGTCCAGCCGACGCCCGCCACTGGACACGGCTTTTGGGGGTGCGCGACTGCCTCCCACGCCTGACACTATGAGCACAGCCTACGCCGGCGTGCACAATGGCTCGAATGGGAGTGTTGCAGTCGACAGAAGTCCCCAGCCGGAGACGACCGCATTGTTGAGCGGGCCGCGGCTGGatcggcctcgatctgcaGACGAGCTCACGACCAAGCATAGCTTCAACAGTGAGATCACAGACAGCATGCAGACAAACTGCAGTGATACACCTCGTCTGGGAATGACCATTGCTGAGTCTCCCACTATCTTCACCTTCAACACCGTCGCCGCCAAAGCTAGCGTGCTTCTTGGACCCGGAAGCCCTAACAACGTCCAAACATTTGCTGAATCGCTGCACCATCGCCAAGAATCCAAGGGTTCTTCCAAGGAGGAGGCACCGCCGGCTCGTGCTACTCTCAAGAAACGAAACCCCAACCCGCCCAAAGTTGCTACTCCAGAACGACGTCCAGCGCAGCACGACCCGTCACCTCCTCTGACACCTCAAGACTGGCTAGCAGCCGCATCGCAAAGTCCCCAGTCTCGGAAAGAGCGGACTCACGAAAGCCAGCCCCAAGAGACACAGGCTGAACCCGCGCGCATCCTCAGCCGAGCTGCGTTCCACGATGCTCGCAGCATCGCTTCGTACCCATCCGAGTCCGAGGCCTCAATCATCCCAACGCTGGATATCCAcggcctcgatctgctgcaaCAACCAGTCCCTGTCTCCGTCCCTGCTCCTATGATGGAGCCACAGACCGAGCGAGACCCAGCTCCCCGCCGACGCCTCAGTTTCCGTCCTCGCTTCTTCAACCGCTCTACTGGCGGCGGACCTCGCCGTCTCCAATCCTCGCCCATGGGTCCCGAACTCATGGATGACGACCCTGAAGACGGCGCCCCGTCGCCCAACATCCCCAAAACGAGAAATCCACCCAGTGCATCCCGCCGTCCTACATCCCACCTCCTAATGAACCCCGACGGAGACCAACAATCATATACCTACTCCTCCAGCATCCCCACCGCCGAAGAAGGATTCTACCAACTCGGCTCCAAAACTCTCCCCCGCTCCTTCACCGAATCAAACAATATGGCCATGGCTTCCTTACATGCATCGACCTCAGCCTCGAGCCGCCCTTCAACCTCCCACAGCATGGACTACAAGCGTCGTACCAGCTCTTTCGGCATCTTCGGCTGGATGAAAGGCGTCAGCGGGAAACGCTCGGAGCCCGCAACCCCCGTAACCGCGGCGGATATAAGAGAACCGCGTACGCTGTCGCGTCTTTCGGCGTATGAGAATAGTGACCAtccgtcttctccttctccttcaactcCGGCTTCGCCGCTTGTGCGCACGGTTAGTGGACAGAACATAGATGCCCCTGTGGTCAGGTCGAGACCTGGATCTGCGGCTGCAGGTCAGTTTGAGGAGCAGGCTCGGAAGCCAAGGTATATGGGTCGGAGGGCCAGAAGGGGGTGA
- a CDS encoding uncharacterized protein (ID:PFLUO_008904-T1.cds;~source:funannotate) → MSYYDVDSILTDAQKLPCTFELEVPGLGILEGNPGEDIKAGTRMDLPLWLGEMLSIGARLGTSRLVTLDMPDALSERVMNALKADPRTVDLRALAPHFYSLSERILEIFEEEEMVDVLSDTFKKRAAEIADHAHNPRGAVGDGVDFLRGLDETERQLFRSAHDRAKEMRIWSGEAKRK, encoded by the exons ATGTCGTACTATGATGTCGACTCCATCCTGACAGACGCCCAG AAACTGCCCTGTACCTTTGAGTTGGAGGTGCCCGGCCTGGGCATCCTCGAAGGCAACCCGGGAGAAGAT ATCAAAGCCGGAACCCGCATGGATCTCCCATTATGGTTGGGTGAAATGCTCTCGATCGG AGCCCGTCTGGGCACCTCCCGTCTCGTCACGCTGGACATGCCCGACGCCCTGTCTGAGCGAGTGATGAATGCGTTAAAGGCCGATCCTCGCACTGTGGACTTGCGCGCGCTGGCCCCGCATTTCTACAGCCTGAGCGAGCGCATCCTCGAGATCTttgaagaggaggagatggtcgaTGTCTTGAGTGAT ACCTTCAAGAAACGGGCGGCGGAGATTGCAGACCACGCCCATAACCCGCGGGGAGCGGTGGGCGATGGCGTGGATTTCCTACGCGGTCTGGATGAGACGGAGCGGCAAT TATTCCGGTCGGCTCATGACCGGGCCAAGGAGATGCGGATCTGGTCGGGAGAAGCAAAGCGAAAGTAA
- a CDS encoding uncharacterized protein (ID:PFLUO_008905-T1.cds;~source:funannotate), with amino-acid sequence MLPLLDFSEDILRLVVSHVDSQRDFAALARSCKALHRLCDMNARRRYRRIRLCSSADLERALYILLSILRKPQLRDYVRHIELDSNTLWNDTLARDHQRHKKPLTDEDKRLLQRATEAARFPKVMEEHVFYLLKVVAEGSKASPLPPSHKDRDDVDRNIGDALCAVLITVCPRLQSMATTCLMCTPSISDRKEDSGEDFMHSRMPTELILRRSGARPSEYPFARNLRDITIIPHGRGWASTHGYPKVDIWSSLRPIMGLPAIDSVTMNAAKCPEWMTTIEPADQSSNIRRLRLPNANLDFRILNRAIKSCKVLTEFILTAGGGERWNRPSFAPLPMTHALLKHVRTLEVLHLDIDAYVPSNWYWQESDDYRLCDDVGWDDELEQEIWDNSHEAEESLAEDGDHIAGEPWPLNLRDAGVQSWSPGLADFTKLTHLRIGIDAFFFLARGVAWSTKPKYKQIYDYDGDFIQSKRLPIPADSWTLVGSIPQSLQSLQITGYQKGQRSEYDEHVRALLAERESQLPNLKEIEGLDQPMPAATKVVSNPAPEVWSEYED; translated from the coding sequence ATGTTGCCGCTCCTTGATTTTTCCGAGGATATACTGCGCCTGGTCGTGTCGCACGTGGATTCACAACGCGATTTCGCGGCCCTGGCGAGGTCATGCAAAGCCCTGCACCGCCTGTGCGACATGAACGCTCGCCGGCGATACCGTCGTATTCGTCTTTGCTCGAGCGCCGATCTTGAAAGGGCCCTGTACATTCTCTTGTCCATTCTGCGCAAACCCCAGCTGAGAGACTATGTTCGTCATATCGAACTCGACAGCAATACTCTCTGGAATGACACTCTGGCCAGGGATCACCAGCGGCATAAGAAGCCCTTGACAGACGAGGATAAGCGATTGCTTCAACGTGCCACCGAAGCAGCCCGGTTTCCTAAAGTTATGGAAGAGCATGTGTTCTATTTACTGAAAGTGGTTGCCGAGGGCAGCAAGGCTAGCCCACTACCTCCCTCGCACAAAGATCGCGACGATGTAGATAGAAATATCGGCGATGCACTGTGCGCCGTTCTGATCACGGTGTGTCCCAGACTGCAGTCCATGGCCACGACGTGTCTGATGTGCACTCCGTCTATCTCGGACCGAAAAGAGGACAGCGGCGAAGACTTTATGCACTCCAGGATGCCGACTGAGCTGATCTTGCGCCGCTCCGGGGCTAGGCCGAGCGAATACCCGTTTGCGAGGAATCTCCGAGACATCACAATCATCCCTCACGGTCGCGGTTGGGCTAGTACTCATGGTTATCCCAAGGTTGACATCTGGTCAAGCCTAAGACCCATCATGGGCCTGCCGGCCATCGACTCGGTCACTATGAATGCTGCCAAATGCCCGGAATGGATGACCACCATCGAGCCGGCCGATCAATCCTCCAACATTCGTCGACTCCGGCTTCCAAACGCGAATCTCGATTTTCGGATTCTGAATCGGGCGATCAAGTCGTGCAAGGTCTTGACCGAGTTTATCTTGACAGCTGGGGGTGGTGAAAGGTGGAACAGACCCAGCTTCGCGCCATTGCCCATGACACATGCGCTCCTGAAGCATGTCCGCACGCTCGAGGTTCTCCACCTTGACATCGACGCCTATGTTCCATCGAACTGGTACTGGCAAGAGTCCGACGATTATCGATTGTGCGATGATGTCGGCTGGGATGATGAACTCGAGCAGGAGATTTGGGACAACAGCCACGAAGCGGAGGAGTCCCTCGCCGAGGACGGCGATCATATCGCTGGAGAACCATGGCCTCTCAACTTGCGGGATGCTGGTGTGCAGTCCTGGTCGCCTGGACTGGCCGATTTTACGAAACTCACCCACCTGCGAATCGGCATCGacgcctttttctttctggccCGGGGGGTAGCCTGGTCCACCAAGCCGAAATACAAACAAATCTACGACTACGATGGGGACTTCATACAAAGCAAGCGCCTACCGATCCCGGCGGACTCATGGACCCTCGTCGGGAGTATCCCGCAGAGCCTGCAGTCGTTGCAGATTACGGGGTACCAAAAGGGGCAGCGCTCAGAGTACGACGAGCATGTCAGGGCACTGTTAGCGGAGCGAGAGAGCCAGCTGCCCAACTTGAAGGAGATTGAGGGTCTGGATCAGCCGATGCCGGCGGCCACGAAGGTAGTGTCCAATCCGGCGCCCGAGGTGTGGTCGGAGTATGAGGATTGA